The DNA sequence GCCACTGCCCGGCACGGCGCTCACGGTCATGATCTCCCGGCTGGTGGCCTCGGCATCATCGAGGCTTGTGGTCACATCCTGCACGAGGAGCACGCGGAACACCCGCGCGGTGGCGTCGCTCTGTGTGCCCGTGTTGACGAAGAAGATGTTGCGCGCACTGCTTTCGATACCGCCCACGATGTGGCCCGCGAGCACCGTATCGCCCACGAGCGCGTCCAGGTCCACGATGGCATCGGAGATCAGGGGGATGTCCGGGTTGTGGATGAACTCCGCACCCGCCCCCATCAATGCGGGCATTTCGCCGATCGCGAATTCCTCCATACTGCCATCCCCCTCGCGCACCACCATGCTGATCGTGTTCACGAAGGGCACGTTCACATCGTCCACCAACTGGCCGTTGGCGTTGAAGTAGTAGCGGCCGATGCCACCGAAGAACACCGTGCCCATGCGGTTCTCGTTCGTGCTGTACACCGGCATGTGGCCACCGTGGTACTGATTGAGCAACTGCTCGAAATCCGGCACGGCCGTGTAGGCGTCCGCGGTGATGTCCACGGTGTTCAGCCAGGGGATGTCGGCCTCATACTGGAACACACCACTGAAGGCCGTGTAGCCGGGCGTGCCATCGGGGAAGATCTGCGCCACCAGGTTGTAGTCCCGGCGGTGCAACTCCAAGGTGTCCACCACTTCGGTGAAGTCCGTGATAGCCAGGTTGGCCCCGTCGTCCGCGATGCGGAAGCGGCGGATCGCGTTGGTGTATTCCTGGATGAAGCCCGGACCGAAGTCGGGGCCCTGCGGGTTGTAACGGCCGATGAAGCGCTGACCGCCCACCAAGTGGAAGAGGTCGCCCACAGTACCCAGATATCCGCCGGTCACCGCCATGCGCTGGTCCGTGATGGAGCGGAAATGCGGAGCGATCTCCTGTCCGTTCTTGATGGCGTTGATGGCTTCGGACACATCCACCGCGGTGAGGCGCGGGTGGGTGATGTGGTCGTTGGCCAGGGCGGCGAACCCATATCCCCCGATGATGTACAGTGTGTTGCCCACCTGCTCGTACTCCATGTTGGTGCTCTGCAACTGCTGGTACACCGCAGCGGGCAGGCTGCTCATGGGCGTGCTCCAAACTTGTTGTAACACGGGATCCACCACGTAGGCCACGGTGTTGTTGTCCTCGGCCAAAAAGGCCGCGAAGGGCTGCCGACGGTGCAATCCATCGGTGCGGCCGCCGATCAGCAGCCACTCGCCATTGTGCTGCCCCCATGCGAAGGATTGCAGGCCCGGCATGTTGGGGATCGTGATCTCCTGCAGCACCACATGGCGATCGCCGAGGTCCTGGGCGAAGAGGCTGGTGGCACAGAGGCCGAAGGTGAGGAGCAGGGGCCGCGAGACAGGGTTCATGGCACAAAGGTCCCGGACGTGAGCACCTACGCTCCGTGACCTGGGTCACGCCGCCAGCACGAAGTCCTCCCCCTCCACCAGACCCCGTCCGGCCAGATACCCTGCGATCCGGTCCCCCGTGCCGCGCTGGCTGATGAAGCTCACGATGAAAGCCTCACCAGCGGGTGGCAGCCGGTCGTGCGGGATCCAGCGATAGCCCGGCACCTTGCGCGTGCGCACATCGGTGTAGGCGTCCACGCGCATGCCTTGTTCGCGCAGCAGCCGCGCACGCTCGCGGCACATGGGGCTGGTGCCCGCGATGACCACCGGTCGCGCGTTGGCATACTTGCGCTGGTACCACCTCGCCAGCCATTTCGCCTTGGTGGTGAAGAAGGCCGCCTTGCCATAGTTGGCGTGCGTGCGGCTCAGGCGGGTGGGATGATCGTGCCACGTGAGCAGTTCTTCGGGCAGCTTCGCGAAGCGCACCCCGGCATGCATCCAGCGCATCCACAGCTCGTGGTCCTCGGGCAGGGGACCGGTGTCGTAGCCGCCATGCCGTTCCATCAACTCGCGCCGGAACATCACGGTGGGGTGTGCG is a window from the Flavobacteriales bacterium genome containing:
- a CDS encoding T9SS type A sorting domain-containing protein, coding for MNPVSRPLLLTFGLCATSLFAQDLGDRHVVLQEITIPNMPGLQSFAWGQHNGEWLLIGGRTDGLHRRQPFAAFLAEDNNTVAYVVDPVLQQVWSTPMSSLPAAVYQQLQSTNMEYEQVGNTLYIIGGYGFAALANDHITHPRLTAVDVSEAINAIKNGQEIAPHFRSITDQRMAVTGGYLGTVGDLFHLVGGQRFIGRYNPQGPDFGPGFIQEYTNAIRRFRIADDGANLAITDFTEVVDTLELHRRDYNLVAQIFPDGTPGYTAFSGVFQYEADIPWLNTVDITADAYTAVPDFEQLLNQYHGGHMPVYSTNENRMGTVFFGGIGRYYFNANGQLVDDVNVPFVNTISMVVREGDGSMEEFAIGEMPALMGAGAEFIHNPDIPLISDAIVDLDALVGDTVLAGHIVGGIESSARNIFFVNTGTQSDATARVFRVLLVQDVTTSLDDAEATSREIMTVSAVPGSGEVYITIDLEVGGMVALDLLDSSGRQVRQLLSARIPAGGQRMRVDVQDLAAGAYLVRLQAGELRKVVRFIR
- a CDS encoding glycosyltransferase, translating into MVTRDRPLVSVLLPYRDAADTLDAAIASVVAQTFQDWELLLVDNASTGAGPSIAREWADRDPRVGLLHEPVIGIAHALNTGLKHARGTYIARMDADDVCHPERLAKQVAYLDTHPDIGVLGTCTVFATTVERNSGMKWFVGWQNAILSPHEHYVKRFVDAPLAHPTVMFRRELMERHGGYDTGPLPEDHELWMRWMHAGVRFAKLPEELLTWHDHPTRLSRTHANYGKAAFFTTKAKWLARWYQRKYANARPVVIAGTSPMCRERARLLREQGMRVDAYTDVRTRKVPGYRWIPHDRLPPAGEAFIVSFISQRGTGDRIAGYLAGRGLVEGEDFVLAA